The Flavobacteriales bacterium genome segment AAGCTCACAATTACGGTAACGGACATGTGCGGCCGCCAGTTCCCCCTTTCAAAGGGGGTGCCCGCAGGGCGGGGGATTCATACGGAAGATGTTTCCGCTTGGCCGAGCGGCATCTACGTTCTCCAAGGATCGGATGAAAAGGGAAGAAGTTTTTCTGTGAAGGTGGTGAAGGATTAGCGCAAACACTTCCCTGCTGTCAACACGGGATCAAGGGTTCCGAATGTACTTAGTTGTATTGTGGTCGGTTCCAAGGTCTGTATGGCTTTAGCAGCAAAGACACATGATGGTCAAAACGTATTGAAAAACCTTTTGATAACTGACAGGAAAGGCGTTCTTAATAGGAGCGCCTTTTTCGTTTCTTGTTCTTGGTAATTGTGTGAAATGAAGTTCAGTTCAGAGATTGAGATAGGCAAGCCGGTAGACCTGTTGATCAAATTGTTGCTGGACCCGGATGTGACGTTGTAGTGGTTGGAAGGGCTGCGATCGGTGGAGCATATTTCGGGAGAGTTCAGACAACCGGGGGCGGTTAGCAAGGTGGTGTTCGATTCCCCTGCAGGAAGAATGCTCATTACCGAAACGGTGATCAGTAACGACCTGCCAGAAGAGTACATCATTCGGTACGAGGGGCAGGGGTATGTCAGCTATTCCAACTATCGTTTCGAGGAACTTTCACCGAAGAACACAAAGTTCATCATGGTTCAGCATGTGGAGTTGAAAGGGGCTTTCAAACTGGCTTCCGGCCTGGTAAAGGGAACCTTGGACCGGCAGCTGACCAAGAGTGCGGAAAGCTTTAAGCGCTACGCGGAGAATCAGAAATAGTCGGGCTCGTTCCCTGCTTTCCATTTGATGTTGCAACCAAGGCTTGGCCGCTGGTCGGTAGGAACGGATTTTCCTTCGATAAGAAGGTCAAGCACCTCGCGGAGGTCTTTGCCGTTCACGGGTTCAGCATTTCCCGGTCGGCTATCGTCCAATTGTCCGCGATACACGCACGTATCGTTTGCATCGAAAACGCTGATGTCGGGCGTACAGGCGGCCGTGTAGGCTTTGGCCACCTGTTGCGATTCATCATACAGATACGGAAACGGAAATGCCTTTTCCAACGCCAGTTGTTTCATCTTCTCGGGAGAATCGTCCGGGTAATTCTCCACATCATTGGAACTGATGGCCACAAAGCCGATTCCACGGTCTTTGTAATCGTTGCCAACGCGTATCAGTTCGTCCATTACATGGATCACAAACGGGCAATGGTTGCAGATGAAAAGAACCACGGTGGCCTTTTTGCCTGTGATGTCTTTCCAAGAAGTTTCATTGCCTGAAACAACATTGGGTAGTTTGAAATCGGGAGCCTGATAACCAAGCGGGACAGAAACTGTAGGTGTACGTGCCATGGGCTAAAAATAAGAAAGGCGGAACATGCGTTCCGCCTTTCTGTACTAACCAACCTTCAACCATTATTGGATGACCAGCTTTTTGATGAGCGAGTCGTTTCCATTTGTCAATCTCAAGAGGTAAACGCCATTTGCCAGACCGCTTAGGTCAATGTTCTTCTGCAAGCGGCTGTTCACCTCACCCAAGGTTTCCATGTGAACCATTCTGCCGTTCATGTCCTGTACGGTAAGACCAAGCTCTTTTGAACTTCCATCAACACTCAGCACAATGTTCCCATTGCTTGGGTTCGGGTAAACTTCAATGTTCAGGTTACCGAGTTCTTCAATGCCAGCGCAGGCATCTACCGTTAGCATGAACGAGTTACTTACACCTGTACAACCGTTCTGATCCACTGTAACCGAAACTTCATACTGTCCGAGGCCGAGCACGTTTCCGTACAACTGCGCGGTCTGCGTGTTGTGTCCGGTGCTCCACAGGTACGAATCGTATTGTTCGTCTATCGTCACCTCCAGCACCTGCGTAATGCAAATGGTGGTATCGGAATAGGCAATTGTTGGTGTTGGGCTGTGATCGGCAAAGCTCATGGACCAGCTGATCAACGTTCCATCATCACCACCCGCATCATCCCTGATGAAGAGCGACCATCCACCGTTCGGATCCTGACCGTTGTAAAGGCCAGCGAACCCGAGCGAATCCTCCGTATGGTAGTATCCCGGCATAATGTCGGAGGTCTGCAACGTGATGTCGTTGGTGGAGGTGTCTGTAAATACTACGTTCGACATGTTATCGGCAGAACCACCATTGTCTGTAGAGAGTTCAACCGTGTCTCCTGCTGGAGAGATCAGATAGATGTCAAGGTCAGACAACCATGTATGATCGATGGAATCGATCGTTACGCTGGCAATCTCCAAACATCCGTCTAACGACTGTGGAAGACCACAGAAGAATATCTGAGAGGTGGTACCTGCAGCAATATCATTGCTGATCGGTAGTCCCGGAGCTTCGGTCTGTGTAAGAGGCGTACCCGAACCAAAGTTTTCAACCATGTTATTGCTCAGCGTGTCGTTGGTCATGTCCTCATCTCCAGAGAGTGCAGTGAACACATCAATGCTGTGCATTCCTGTTGTGGAGAGGTCGGCCATTTCCACCGTAAAGGTGTAGCTGGCAGAATCGCCATGGGCAACTGAACCTGAATAAGTTTCGGTTTGAGCGGTGTTGCCGTCAACCATGAAACCGAGGTCGAAACCTGATACGGTTTGCAATCCCTTGTTCCAGAAGGTAACCGTTACGGTCTCCTGATCCAATGAACAGCCATCCATCGGAGCGTCCATGCTCAGCATGACAAGGTCAAGCTGCGGTTGCGGACGGATGCTGATGTCATCCACAGCAAAGCCCTCGTACACACCAGAAACATCGGAACTGAATACAAATCGTACCTGAACACCAGACATTCCGGCCACGCCATCAAGCAATCGTTCTGCAATGAGCCAGCCACCGGATTGTCCGTCCCACCAATCGAGATCGAAGTTGGCTCCGTGCTGATTTGGATCATTGTACCAGTTGGTACCATCGCCCACCTGACCAACGGTTGTCCAAGTGGTTCCGCCATCTGTGGTCATTTCAAGCCACATGCCGTCCCAACCAACTTCTGAGTCTCCGATAAATGCGAACCGAATGATCGGGTCATCGCTCATGTTCGAGAAATCCAAACATGGAGAGGTCAGATAGGTCAATTGATCGTTCTG includes the following:
- a CDS encoding redoxin domain-containing protein, whose translation is MARTPTVSVPLGYQAPDFKLPNVVSGNETSWKDITGKKATVVLFICNHCPFVIHVMDELIRVGNDYKDRGIGFVAISSNDVENYPDDSPEKMKQLALEKAFPFPYLYDESQQVAKAYTAACTPDISVFDANDTCVYRGQLDDSRPGNAEPVNGKDLREVLDLLIEGKSVPTDQRPSLGCNIKWKAGNEPDYF